Genomic DNA from Pseudomonadota bacterium:
TTAAAATATTCTCTCTCTGTCATAACCAGATACCGTTATATTACACAAAAATTATTGCATTATACCCGGAAAAGTCAACCCTATTTATAACAAAATTATAGTTTATCTGACTAAAGTCTTTTTGCCAAGTACAAAGAATGTTATGCTATTTAGTGATGGAAAAAACACACAATGCATTATATGATGCTGAATCCCGTATCACGGCGTGGTTATTTTATATTTGATGGTGGATAGATGAAAATATCAGAGATGAAAGATAGAGAATTTGTTAATTTATTGTTGATAACTGTTAGTTCAGTCATCTTTTCACTATTGCGGTCTTTTTTGTGCTGAGCCTGAGCGCCAGTTCTTCTTGTGTCAACCCTGCAGACTCACGTGCCCGACGGAGTATAATACCGATTTTGAATTGTTTATAACCTTCCTCGTACCCTTCAGCGAATTCTAAATCCCTTTTCTTTCGTTCATTTATATATTTTTTAAGGTCACTCATGGTTTTTCCTCCTTTTTAAAAACTATTTTTTATAGGATTTTTTATAAGATTCTGCTTTATCTATCTCTCCCTGCAGAGCCGTCAGCAAAGGAACATAATACGCGATAGGAATTTGAGCCGAACTGAATTCTACACTCCCAAATTTCTTCAGTACCGACAAGCTTTTTGAAATAGAAGGATGAAATATCATCAAAATCCGCCAGAAGACTCAGGACCCGCACAACTTTCTGAGCAGCCTTACCAGGTAAAGAATCAAGAAAATCTTGTACAGGACATTTACCATCATGCATCATGTATTGTCCCTCGTCCATCATGCATTACTACCCCGATCTTCTGATTTTCTTTGGGATAAGTAATGGGGTTGTTTTTTTATATTCAATATATTCTCTTCCAAGGCGCTTCTCAAGCTCAGGTTCTTCAATAAGTTTAAACTCAAGGATACTAAAAAGTATAAATATTGGCGTGAATATAAATGTAAGAGATATTGATTGTAATAATACACCGACTCCAAACAACATGAGGAAGACACCGGCAAGCATTGGATTTCTGACATAGGCATAAGGACCTGTGGTAATCAACTTCTGTGGTGGATTGAAAGGTACAGGTGTTCCCTTAGCCCTGATAAACTGCCATACAGACCATAGCCATAAACAAACACCCACAACAATAAAAGGAAGAGATACAATAGTGCCCCATAGACTGGAAAAGAGTTCAGGCAGATCAAGTAACCTGTCCATTTTAATAGCGATATAAATTGTTAGCAAAACAATGGTGAGGAAAAACACACTACCAAGAATGGTGAGGGTTGTTCGAACCTTCTTTGTGCCTGTCGCTACTTTATAAAATAGATTAACTAATAACTCAGACGGATTTTTAACTGTCCCCCCCTGCTCTCTGCTTTCTGCTCTTTGCTCTCTCTCAGCTTCATTCTGCCTACTCCTTACTCCCTACTATTTTTCTACCATGAGCCACGAGCTAAGAGCTATTAAGTCTGCTTACTCCTTACCACTTACCACTCTCTACTTACCACTTACGTTTTTTCCTAATACTTTATCTCTCTGAGGAACAGTCCTTTCGCCGGTGCAGTTGGGCCTGCTTTCTCTCTGTCTTTCGACTCTAAAATTTTTCTGAAATCCTCTACCTCTATCTTACCTGAGCCCACAAGGACCAATGTTCCAACAATATTCCTTACCATATATCTTAAGAATCCTGTAGCCTCTATCACAATATAAATGAAGTTTCCCCTTCTTTTTACCCTTGCCCTTATAACTTCCCTTATTGGATTATGGTAAGTAGTATCCTTTTTCTTAAAAGCTGAGAAATCATGTTGCCCTACAATCAATTTTATTGAATCATTCATTGAAGAAACGTCAATATTATAGGGAATATGCCAGACATACCGGACATAAAAGGGAGAATTATACGTGGCATTTAAGATACAATACACATAGGTTTTACTTTTCGCAGAATACCTTGCATGGAAATCAGGGCCAACCTCAAAGGCATCCTTCACCCTTATATCCACTGGCAGAAGGCTATTTAATCCTCTGGCAAGGCTTCCTGGCTCTATCCCCTTCTCTGTAAAAAAGTTTACCACCTGCCCCTGTGCATGGACACCCGTGTCTGTTCTCGCCCCTGCATAAATCTTTATCTTATGGTTCAGGATTTTTTCTATTGCTTCTCGTACAACCCGTTCTATTGTTATTAGGTTTGGCTGGTATTGCCACCCATGATATGCTGTCCCATCATAGGAAACAATGAGGGATATGTTTCTCATCTAACTTTCTTTTTGGCATTGTCTTTCGCCTTCAAATCATCTTTGACGCCTTCTTTTATCTTTATAGCCTCCTTAACATCCTCTTGTGCCTTTATGCCCTCCTTTTCTTCAAGCCTTTTATATAATTCCTCTATCTCCTTTTTTAAACCGACATTTTCAGCCTTTAAAAAGTTATTCTCCTCTTTGAGCATTTTGATTTCCTCTTTCAGGCCTTTATTTTCCTTGCTGCAAGAAAAACATCCAGTAAGAATTAAAAAGAGGATAGCGAGAAGGGATATAAACTTCATGCTCATTATTTTCTAAAATGTCTGTCTAATTGTCAACAGGTTATTGATGGTTGTTTGATAATGGTATGAGTCCTGTACCAATAAAAATTAAAAATAAACTAAAAAGAATAACGGTCTTGTAGCGAATCGCAATCTTTGGTTTTAATATCATACTACCAAACCTATGATACCTATCTCTCATTATAATAGCACTGAGGTTGTCAAGGGTTTCATCAAATTCTGTTGGTTTAGCCCAGTGTTTATCTCTGAATACAATCTCCACATAATTGACATTCCAGGATAAAGACGCATTCGGATCATAACCTGAAACAAAAAATAACAGGAATAGTGGCAAACAAACTCCAACGAGGATAAAGGTTATGGCAATCTTTCTTTGCCTGCTCATACCACACCCACCATATTACAATTATAGCTATAATAATGGATATGTAAAGCATGTTTAATTGTCAACAGGTCATTGTTTATGTTAGATTAATGAAAAGGCACACACAGGGAGGATCTGAATGCACACGGCTGTTATTACAGTACCAATTGAAGAAGAGATGAAAAGGTCATACCTTGACTATGCAATGAGCACCATAATAGGCAGGGCATTGCCTGATATAAGGGATGGCCTGAAACCAGTCCACAGAAGAATCCTGTACGCAATGTATGAACTGAACAACACCCATGATAAACCCTATAAAA
This window encodes:
- a CDS encoding type II toxin-antitoxin system RelE/ParE family toxin, producing the protein MMDEGQYMMHDGKCPVQDFLDSLPGKAAQKVVRVLSLLADFDDISSFYFKKLVGTEEIWECRIQFGSNSYRVLCSFADGSAGRDR
- a CDS encoding isoprenylcysteine carboxylmethyltransferase family protein, which gives rise to MDRLLDLPELFSSLWGTIVSLPFIVVGVCLWLWSVWQFIRAKGTPVPFNPPQKLITTGPYAYVRNPMLAGVFLMLFGVGVLLQSISLTFIFTPIFILFSILEFKLIEEPELEKRLGREYIEYKKTTPLLIPKKIRRSG
- the truA gene encoding tRNA pseudouridine(38-40) synthase TruA — translated: MRNISLIVSYDGTAYHGWQYQPNLITIERVVREAIEKILNHKIKIYAGARTDTGVHAQGQVVNFFTEKGIEPGSLARGLNSLLPVDIRVKDAFEVGPDFHARYSAKSKTYVYCILNATYNSPFYVRYVWHIPYNIDVSSMNDSIKLIVGQHDFSAFKKKDTTYHNPIREVIRARVKRRGNFIYIVIEATGFLRYMVRNIVGTLVLVGSGKIEVEDFRKILESKDREKAGPTAPAKGLFLREIKY